The Fulvivirga ligni genome window below encodes:
- a CDS encoding DUF1015 domain-containing protein: MAEIKPFKAWRYNTELITQIEDLTSPLFDVVSEKQRKKLYNNPLNSIHLSVPGEDNAAEAAALRLQQWKSDGIIQQDALQGIYVYYQHFSLPGSQRKYCRKGFICNIKAYDWDENVILRHENTIPKAVNDRIELLKNTELNVSPTHGLYTDETFELEQYMDESMKNPLYETEDYQGVRDVLSVIHDAKVISRFLEVIKEKQIILADGHHRYEGSLEYRKSQTKNNPNHTGQEGYNYHMMFLTNTESDDLRILPTHRVIKGLSDFDEEEIMKKIAADCTIKPVEEAHTIHEVILGKPWAFGLIFKENAYKVRLKPEVLDSNPWDFPEQVKKLDLTVMHYFIIDKILGIKGKDQRSSEHINFDRSMGDCLTQVITGEAQMAIITNEVSMDDVKQVCYSGKTMPQKSTYFYPKVICGFLFSSIKDDEFIQSINSCF; encoded by the coding sequence ATGGCAGAAATAAAACCGTTTAAGGCCTGGAGGTATAATACGGAACTAATTACTCAAATAGAAGATCTTACCTCCCCTCTTTTTGATGTAGTATCAGAAAAACAAAGAAAAAAGCTATACAACAATCCGCTTAATAGTATTCATCTCTCCGTTCCCGGTGAAGATAATGCCGCAGAAGCTGCAGCACTAAGGTTGCAGCAGTGGAAATCAGATGGCATCATTCAGCAAGATGCTCTACAAGGTATTTATGTTTATTACCAACATTTCTCATTACCTGGAAGTCAAAGAAAATACTGCAGGAAAGGTTTTATCTGTAACATCAAGGCATATGATTGGGATGAAAATGTAATCCTTAGGCATGAAAACACCATCCCAAAAGCGGTAAATGATAGAATTGAACTGTTAAAAAACACCGAGCTTAATGTAAGCCCTACTCATGGTCTATATACCGATGAGACTTTTGAGCTAGAGCAATATATGGACGAAAGCATGAAAAACCCTCTCTATGAAACTGAAGATTATCAGGGAGTTAGAGATGTTTTAAGTGTTATCCATGATGCAAAAGTTATCAGCAGATTTCTGGAAGTGATTAAGGAAAAGCAGATTATCCTTGCGGACGGACATCATAGGTATGAAGGCTCCTTAGAATACAGAAAGAGTCAGACTAAAAACAATCCTAATCACACTGGTCAGGAAGGTTATAACTACCACATGATGTTCCTCACCAATACTGAGTCTGATGATTTAAGAATTCTACCCACTCACAGGGTCATCAAAGGTTTATCAGATTTTGATGAAGAGGAAATCATGAAAAAGATAGCGGCCGATTGTACCATTAAGCCGGTAGAAGAAGCGCACACCATTCATGAGGTTATTTTGGGTAAACCGTGGGCTTTTGGTCTTATCTTCAAAGAAAATGCCTATAAAGTGCGCCTTAAACCGGAAGTACTTGATAGCAACCCGTGGGATTTTCCAGAGCAAGTAAAAAAGCTTGACCTGACCGTAATGCACTATTTCATTATTGATAAAATATTAGGAATTAAAGGAAAAGACCAAAGGTCTTCCGAGCATATTAATTTTGACAGAAGTATGGGCGATTGCCTGACACAGGTAATCACCGGAGAAGCTCAGATGGCCATTATAACCAATGAGGTATCTATGGATGATGTGAAACAGGTTTGCTATAGTGGTAAAACTATGCCTCAAAAATCTACTTACTTCTACCCTAAAGTGATTTGCGGTTTTTTATTTAGCTCTATTAAAGATGATGAATTTATACAGTCCATTAATTCTTGCTTCTAA
- the accC gene encoding acetyl-CoA carboxylase biotin carboxylase subunit yields the protein MSSIKKILVANRGEIALRIIRSAQEMGISTVAVFSEADRNALHVRQADEAVLIGPPPSAQSYLQIDKIIEVCKKLNVDAIHPGYGFLSENAAFAQRVKEEGLIFIGPSPEAIETMGSKLAAKAAVAKFDVPLVPGTEKAIDDIPEAKKIAQEIGYPILIKASAGGGGKGMRIVEKEADFEEQMDRAISEAKSAFGDGAVFIEKFVTSPKHIEFQILGDSHGNIVHLFERECSIQRRHQKVIEEAPSAILTEEKRKEMGEAAVNVAKSCNYTGAGTVEFIVDDKLNFYFLEMNTRLQVEHPVTEQITGLDLVKEQIKIAEGQALSFKQEDLSINGHAVEVRVYAEDPKNNFLPDIGRLNIYKRPQGPGVRVDDGFEEGMQVPIYYDPMIAKLITFDEDRDKAIQRMIRAIDEYEISGIETTLQFCKYVLKHDEFTSGKFDTKFVDQHFTPDVLTAHTDEKAEQIAAVFATVLIEQNKKSNQQEHVSTSATKSKWKSRARNY from the coding sequence ATGTCATCTATAAAAAAAATACTCGTTGCCAACAGAGGTGAAATTGCCTTAAGAATCATTCGTTCTGCTCAGGAAATGGGCATTAGCACTGTTGCAGTGTTCAGTGAAGCAGACAGAAATGCCCTGCATGTAAGGCAGGCAGATGAGGCTGTTTTGATAGGTCCGCCACCCTCTGCACAATCGTATCTTCAGATAGATAAAATTATTGAAGTTTGTAAAAAACTGAACGTAGATGCCATACATCCGGGCTATGGATTCCTATCTGAGAATGCTGCTTTTGCTCAGCGAGTAAAAGAAGAAGGTCTTATTTTCATAGGGCCGTCTCCGGAAGCCATTGAAACCATGGGTAGCAAACTGGCGGCGAAGGCAGCCGTAGCTAAGTTTGATGTGCCATTGGTACCGGGAACAGAAAAAGCCATTGATGATATACCTGAAGCTAAGAAGATAGCTCAGGAGATTGGGTATCCTATTCTTATAAAAGCCAGTGCCGGTGGTGGTGGTAAAGGTATGAGAATAGTAGAGAAAGAGGCAGATTTTGAAGAGCAGATGGATCGTGCCATCAGTGAAGCTAAGTCAGCTTTTGGTGATGGCGCCGTATTTATAGAAAAATTCGTGACTTCACCTAAGCACATAGAGTTTCAAATATTAGGTGATTCTCATGGCAATATTGTGCACCTTTTTGAAAGAGAGTGCTCCATACAAAGAAGACATCAAAAAGTAATAGAAGAGGCACCTTCTGCCATTCTTACCGAAGAGAAAAGAAAAGAAATGGGCGAGGCCGCTGTGAATGTGGCTAAGTCCTGTAATTATACCGGGGCTGGTACCGTAGAGTTTATTGTAGATGATAAACTTAATTTCTACTTCCTGGAAATGAACACCAGACTTCAGGTAGAACACCCTGTTACAGAACAGATTACGGGCTTAGATTTGGTAAAAGAACAAATAAAAATTGCTGAAGGCCAGGCGCTAAGTTTTAAACAGGAAGATCTTAGCATAAACGGACACGCCGTAGAAGTAAGAGTATATGCGGAAGATCCTAAAAACAATTTCTTGCCAGACATAGGACGCCTTAATATATATAAGAGACCTCAAGGACCTGGAGTACGTGTAGATGATGGTTTTGAAGAAGGCATGCAAGTGCCCATTTATTACGATCCAATGATTGCCAAACTGATTACTTTTGATGAAGACCGTGATAAGGCTATTCAACGAATGATCAGAGCTATAGATGAGTACGAAATTTCAGGCATTGAGACCACGCTTCAGTTTTGTAAGTATGTATTAAAACATGACGAGTTCACCTCAGGTAAGTTTGATACTAAATTTGTTGATCAACATTTCACACCTGATGTACTCACTGCCCATACTGATGAAAAAGCAGAACAAATTGCCGCTGTATTTGCCACTGTGCTTATAGAACAAAACAAAAAAAGTAATCAGCAAGAACATGTCTCTACCTCTGCCACAAAGAGCAAATGGAAAAGCAGAGCTAGAAATTATTAA
- a CDS encoding aminotransferase class I/II-fold pyridoxal phosphate-dependent enzyme — translation MDLFDKLRVEEGALGQHSHLPKDYFMFPKLEGEIAPRMKFNGKEVLTWSLNNYLGLANHPEIRKVDADAAKEWGLGYPMGARMMSGNSIHHIELEEKLAEFIDKESVMLLNFGYQGVLSIIDAAVDRKDVIVYDAESHACIIDGVRLHMGKRFVFPHNNIENLEKQLQRAKKITDETGGGILVITEGVFGMSGNQGKLKEIIELKDKYQFRLFVDDAHGFGTMGKTGAGTGEEQGCQDGIDLYFSTFAKSMASIGAFVGGNASVITYLRYTLRSQIFAKSLPMPLVIGALKRLELLKTRPELKDNLWKVVNALQSGLKENNFDIGTTKSPVTPVLFHGGLGEAANMAMDLRENYNIFCSMVIYPVVPKDVIMLRLIPTAVHTLDDVQETIKAFASVKEKLDKGVYQREEIISITK, via the coding sequence GTGGATCTATTTGATAAATTAAGAGTAGAAGAAGGAGCGCTAGGACAGCATTCTCATCTCCCAAAGGATTATTTCATGTTTCCAAAATTGGAAGGTGAAATAGCTCCAAGAATGAAATTCAACGGGAAAGAAGTGTTGACCTGGAGTTTAAATAACTATTTAGGATTGGCTAACCATCCTGAAATAAGAAAAGTTGATGCTGATGCCGCTAAAGAGTGGGGATTAGGTTATCCTATGGGCGCTCGTATGATGTCAGGTAACTCTATACATCACATTGAGCTAGAAGAAAAACTAGCTGAGTTCATTGATAAAGAATCTGTTATGCTCCTTAACTTCGGTTATCAGGGTGTACTTTCTATTATTGATGCTGCTGTTGACAGAAAAGACGTTATCGTATATGATGCTGAGTCTCACGCTTGTATTATTGACGGTGTAAGACTTCACATGGGTAAAAGATTCGTTTTCCCGCATAACAACATTGAAAACCTTGAGAAGCAGCTTCAAAGAGCTAAGAAAATCACTGATGAAACAGGCGGTGGTATCTTGGTTATCACTGAAGGTGTTTTCGGTATGTCTGGAAACCAGGGTAAGCTAAAAGAAATTATTGAGCTTAAGGATAAATATCAGTTCAGATTATTCGTTGATGATGCTCACGGATTCGGTACTATGGGTAAAACCGGTGCTGGAACAGGTGAGGAGCAAGGATGTCAGGACGGTATAGATTTATACTTCTCTACCTTCGCTAAATCAATGGCTAGTATTGGTGCTTTCGTAGGTGGAAATGCTTCTGTAATTACTTACTTAAGATATACCTTAAGATCACAAATATTTGCGAAATCTTTACCTATGCCTTTAGTAATAGGAGCATTGAAAAGATTAGAGCTTTTAAAGACAAGACCTGAGCTTAAAGATAACCTTTGGAAGGTTGTAAATGCTTTACAGTCAGGGCTTAAAGAAAATAATTTTGATATTGGAACTACAAAATCACCTGTAACTCCAGTATTATTCCATGGTGGACTTGGCGAAGCTGCTAACATGGCCATGGACCTTAGAGAGAATTACAACATTTTCTGCTCTATGGTTATTTATCCGGTGGTTCCTAAAGATGTGATTATGCTTAGACTTATACCTACAGCTGTTCACACCTTAGATGATGTTCAGGAGACAATAAAGGCATTTGCGTCTGTGAAAGAAAAATTGGATAAAGGTGTATACCAAAGAGAAGAAATAATATCAATAACCAAGTAA
- a CDS encoding histone H1, with protein sequence MENRFEQLKDLVMSLEADFEKFYSKANNAAGTRVRKGMQELKNLAQDIRVEVQDKKNQG encoded by the coding sequence ATGGAAAACAGATTTGAGCAACTGAAAGATTTAGTAATGTCATTGGAAGCTGACTTCGAAAAATTCTATAGTAAAGCAAATAACGCTGCAGGTACTAGAGTGAGAAAAGGAATGCAGGAGTTGAAAAATCTAGCTCAAGATATCAGAGTAGAAGTTCAAGACAAAAAGAACCAAGGATAA
- a CDS encoding glycoside hydrolase family 26 protein gives MEVMIKDPLFFVKPILLLISCFTFINYEVSAQQVKMVDAQATAKTQNLYQNLFKLSKSGMMFGHQDDLAYGVGWWNEADESDVKRITGKYPAVFGWDLGVIETGRHFNIDTVDFKNMRKWIKKAYKMGSINTISWHLNNPVNGANSWDKTPSVKQILPGGEFHATYVDYLDKVADFIKKCKVGFTPIPIVFRPFHEHNGNWFWWGKGLASEEDYIQLYRFTVSYLRDERNIHQLIYAYSPDRSRLDMSTPETSYFYGYPGDDYVDIIGLDNYWDVGHGSNNASIEEQQEQFRKSLELINKIAQEKGKVAALTETGSFGVKDKEWFSKSILEPMEASGDDLKIAWMLVWRNRFRKETFTPYAKHPAVEDFQKFEDEDMTLFSGDFQNVYKNNKPLIK, from the coding sequence ATGGAAGTAATGATAAAAGACCCATTATTTTTTGTTAAACCTATTCTTTTACTGATAAGTTGCTTCACCTTTATCAATTATGAAGTTTCTGCCCAGCAAGTAAAGATGGTTGATGCTCAGGCGACTGCCAAAACTCAAAATTTATATCAAAATCTATTTAAACTATCAAAATCCGGAATGATGTTCGGTCATCAGGATGATTTGGCTTATGGAGTGGGGTGGTGGAATGAGGCCGATGAATCCGATGTAAAAAGGATTACAGGCAAATACCCAGCGGTATTTGGCTGGGATTTAGGCGTGATAGAAACCGGAAGGCACTTTAATATAGATACGGTGGATTTTAAAAATATGAGGAAATGGATTAAAAAAGCCTATAAAATGGGCAGCATTAATACCATCTCATGGCATTTGAATAACCCCGTGAATGGAGCAAATAGCTGGGATAAAACTCCATCTGTAAAACAGATTTTACCCGGTGGAGAGTTTCATGCTACCTATGTTGATTATCTGGATAAAGTAGCTGATTTTATCAAGAAATGTAAGGTGGGGTTTACACCAATCCCTATAGTTTTTAGGCCATTTCATGAACACAATGGCAATTGGTTCTGGTGGGGAAAAGGGTTAGCCAGTGAAGAAGACTATATTCAGCTTTACCGGTTCACGGTGTCATATCTAAGAGACGAAAGGAATATTCATCAGCTTATTTATGCCTATTCTCCAGACAGGAGCAGGCTGGACATGTCCACACCAGAGACCTCTTACTTCTATGGATACCCCGGCGATGATTATGTAGATATTATTGGCCTGGATAACTACTGGGACGTAGGTCATGGATCTAATAATGCTTCTATTGAAGAGCAGCAAGAGCAATTTAGGAAGAGCCTGGAGCTAATAAACAAGATAGCTCAAGAAAAAGGGAAGGTGGCCGCACTCACCGAAACGGGTTCTTTTGGAGTAAAGGATAAAGAGTGGTTCAGTAAATCCATCCTGGAGCCTATGGAAGCTTCTGGGGACGATTTGAAAATTGCCTGGATGCTGGTTTGGAGAAACCGATTCAGGAAAGAAACCTTCACGCCATATGCTAAGCACCCCGCTGTTGAAGATTTTCAAAAGTTTGAAGACGAGGATATGACCCTTTTCTCTGGCGACTTCCAAAATGTATACAAAAACAATAAACCGCTGATAAAATGA
- a CDS encoding sodium:solute symporter family protein, which produces MNLSTIDILIILGYLVSTIFIGIYLKKRASKNINSYFLGGNTLPWYMLGLSNASGMFDISGTMWMVTLMFVYGLKSVWIPWLWPVFNQIFLMVYLSVWLRRSNVLTGAEWIKTRFGNGKGSHMSHIIVVVFAIISALGFLSYGFIGIGKFIEIFLPWDAISPYLPFDLSPEQVPNFYGIVLTSIATFYVVMGGLMSVVWTDVLQFTIMTVSAIVIGVIAMNKVSHDTLMTVIPDGWESPFFGWNLDLDWSKILPSVNDKIASDGFSLFSIFFMMMLFKGVFSSMAGPAPNFDMQKVLATKSPSEAAKMSGFVSLVLLFPRYFMIAGFTILALVYFQDDFLAMGDQVDFETVLPMAISEFVPVGLMGLLLAGLLAAFMSTFASTVNAAPAYLINDIYLKYINPNASPKKLMNYSYLVSFLVVAISTLIGLYIEDINSVLQWIVSALYGGYIAANVLKWHWWRFNGSGYFWGMAAGIIASMVFPLVFPGVLPLYYFPLTLLASVIGCVVGTYSAPPADEKILIEFYRSVRPWGFWKPIHNKVVMLDPAFEKNSQLKRNTINIIVGIIWQTCLTIIPVYIVIREQLPLVISVVILIITMLILKKNWYDKLDREDEILDQEIENGTIDMPQKEEASVA; this is translated from the coding sequence ATGAATTTATCTACCATAGATATCTTGATCATTCTTGGATACCTTGTGTCCACGATTTTTATTGGCATTTACTTAAAGAAAAGAGCCTCTAAAAATATCAATTCTTATTTTTTAGGGGGTAACACCTTGCCCTGGTACATGCTAGGCCTTTCTAATGCCTCCGGCATGTTTGATATCTCCGGCACCATGTGGATGGTAACGCTAATGTTTGTGTATGGCCTTAAAAGTGTATGGATTCCTTGGCTCTGGCCGGTATTCAATCAGATTTTCTTAATGGTTTATCTCTCGGTATGGTTGAGAAGATCTAATGTGCTTACAGGTGCCGAGTGGATTAAAACGAGGTTTGGAAATGGCAAAGGCTCCCACATGTCGCACATTATTGTGGTGGTTTTTGCTATTATTAGTGCCTTGGGTTTTTTAAGCTACGGCTTTATTGGAATAGGTAAATTCATTGAAATATTCTTGCCTTGGGATGCCATATCTCCTTATTTACCGTTCGATCTTTCTCCTGAGCAGGTGCCTAACTTTTATGGTATTGTGCTCACTTCTATTGCCACCTTTTATGTGGTTATGGGTGGGCTCATGTCCGTGGTATGGACAGACGTGCTCCAGTTTACGATCATGACGGTTTCAGCTATAGTTATTGGTGTTATAGCCATGAATAAGGTCAGTCATGATACGCTCATGACGGTGATTCCTGATGGGTGGGAAAGCCCATTTTTTGGTTGGAATCTTGATTTAGATTGGAGTAAAATTCTACCCTCAGTAAATGATAAAATTGCCTCTGATGGCTTCTCTCTTTTTAGTATCTTTTTCATGATGATGCTTTTTAAAGGTGTCTTTTCAAGCATGGCAGGGCCAGCTCCTAACTTTGATATGCAGAAGGTTTTGGCCACCAAAAGTCCATCTGAAGCAGCTAAAATGAGTGGTTTTGTGTCTCTGGTATTGCTTTTTCCAAGGTATTTTATGATTGCCGGTTTTACTATCCTGGCCTTGGTTTATTTTCAAGATGACTTTTTAGCCATGGGTGATCAGGTAGATTTTGAAACTGTACTGCCAATGGCTATCAGTGAATTTGTTCCTGTTGGGCTCATGGGGCTGTTGCTGGCAGGTCTTTTGGCGGCTTTCATGAGTACATTTGCTTCTACAGTTAATGCTGCACCTGCCTATTTAATAAATGACATTTACCTCAAATATATAAACCCAAATGCTTCACCTAAAAAGCTGATGAACTACAGCTATTTGGTGTCATTTCTAGTAGTGGCTATCAGTACTTTGATAGGTCTTTATATTGAAGACATTAATAGTGTTTTACAATGGATAGTATCAGCACTTTACGGGGGCTATATCGCCGCTAACGTGCTGAAATGGCACTGGTGGAGATTCAATGGCTCTGGCTACTTCTGGGGTATGGCAGCAGGCATCATTGCTTCCATGGTTTTTCCATTAGTGTTTCCTGGAGTTCTACCACTGTATTATTTCCCTTTAACGTTATTAGCATCAGTGATTGGTTGCGTGGTTGGTACATATAGTGCGCCTCCGGCAGATGAAAAGATTTTGATAGAGTTTTATCGCAGTGTAAGGCCCTGGGGCTTCTGGAAACCAATTCATAATAAGGTAGTTATGCTAGATCCTGCCTTTGAGAAGAACAGTCAGCTGAAGAGAAATACGATCAATATTATAGTAGGTATTATTTGGCAAACCTGCCTTACCATTATTCCGGTTTATATCGTAATAAGAGAGCAATTACCTCTGGTAATCAGTGTAGTTATTCTGATCATTACTATGCTCATCTTGAAGAAAAACTGGTACGATAAATTAGATCGCGAAGATGAAATTTTAGATCAGGAAATAGAAAACGGAACTATAGACATGCCGCAAAAAGAAGAAGCGTCTGTAGCTTAA
- a CDS encoding glycoside hydrolase family 130 protein: MLKPHSKENIKKLFDDYEYLIGAVNSPQDGNNGVYERYQNPVLTARHAPVHWRYDLNPDTNHLLLERQGINAAFNAGAIALNDSIYLMVRVEGVDRKSFFAVAESKSGVDGFRFWDYPVLLPETVNPDVNVYDMRLTQHEDGWIYGLFCTERRDPNAGSGDFSSAVAQCGIVRTKDLKSWERLPDLNTPSSQQRNCVLHPEFVNGKYAFYTRPMDGFIDTGSGGGIGWGLCDDITKPTIINEIIIEDRRYHTINEVKNGQGPAPIKTPEGWLHLAHGVRNTAAGLRYVLYLFMTSLDDPAKIIYRPAGHLIAPQQKERVGDVSNVVFSNGWVQRGNDVFIYYASSDTRMHVATSTVERLVDYCKNTPEDGLRSGKSVEVRHELINKNLEWMKNNGF, encoded by the coding sequence ATGTTAAAACCTCATTCAAAAGAAAATATTAAGAAGTTATTCGATGATTACGAATACTTAATTGGAGCTGTAAATTCACCTCAAGATGGTAACAATGGTGTGTATGAAAGGTATCAAAACCCTGTTCTTACAGCCCGTCATGCTCCGGTTCATTGGAGATATGACCTTAATCCTGATACCAATCATTTACTCTTAGAAAGGCAAGGAATCAACGCCGCTTTTAACGCCGGAGCCATAGCATTGAATGATAGTATATATCTCATGGTAAGGGTAGAGGGTGTTGATCGCAAGTCTTTCTTCGCGGTAGCTGAGAGTAAATCTGGTGTGGATGGATTTAGGTTTTGGGATTACCCTGTTCTACTGCCTGAAACTGTTAATCCTGATGTAAATGTGTATGACATGAGGCTTACACAGCATGAAGATGGTTGGATTTATGGCCTTTTCTGCACTGAAAGAAGAGATCCGAATGCTGGCTCGGGAGATTTTTCTTCTGCGGTGGCCCAATGCGGCATTGTCAGAACAAAAGACTTAAAAAGTTGGGAGAGGCTTCCGGATTTGAATACGCCTTCAAGCCAGCAAAGAAACTGTGTGCTTCATCCAGAATTTGTAAATGGTAAATATGCCTTCTACACAAGACCTATGGATGGCTTCATAGATACTGGATCAGGTGGTGGTATTGGTTGGGGGCTATGTGATGATATTACTAAACCGACCATAATAAATGAAATTATAATAGAAGATAGAAGGTATCATACCATAAATGAAGTGAAGAATGGCCAGGGACCGGCACCTATTAAAACACCGGAAGGATGGCTGCATCTGGCGCATGGCGTGAGAAATACCGCTGCAGGGCTTAGATACGTGCTCTATCTGTTTATGACTTCATTAGATGATCCTGCTAAAATTATTTACAGGCCTGCCGGCCACTTGATTGCACCTCAGCAGAAGGAAAGAGTAGGAGATGTTTCCAATGTGGTGTTTTCTAACGGCTGGGTTCAGCGAGGCAATGATGTGTTTATTTACTACGCCTCATCAGATACCAGAATGCATGTAGCCACCAGTACCGTAGAGCGCCTGGTAGATTATTGTAAAAATACGCCTGAAGATGGCCTGCGATCAGGGAAAAGTGTGGAAGTGCGACATGAGCTGATCAATAAGAATTTAGAATGGATGAAAAATAATGGATTCTAA
- a CDS encoding sialate O-acetylesterase translates to MQKLILIVLAVMVFQSTEAQDLTLPKIFTDHMVLQRDQPVKVWGWAKAGEKVTVSIDGLQASTKADEKGSWLVSLGPHKAGGPYTLRVQGATSLEIKDVFYGEVWLAGGQSNMEWKIGWKIDNWEEEQEDAEYPDIRFFEVQNVLSPYPKSDIPAANWIKASKETAKEFSAVAWFFAKHNHKEKNIPVGIIDSNWGGTPAEAWTDAHKLLTVEGYEKEAEEVLDPKVDWTEKVAENEANQGKKFSIIGDKEGAKKTGAQEMAFDDKSWQTVKLPNQNPLSDVAWLRKSFDLKAVTNTNQLYLGDLVQEAMIFLNGKLVAEESWQDTTSIISVPKDLLKKGKNVLALRVINSWDNRVMIGKPGKMWLKNGSETINLEGDWKYSNAVEPKLPQVEFYNWQPGFLYNAMIAPLTNYGLKGVIWYQGENNAGAHQYYEGVFKALIQDWRDKWEQPNMPFLYVQLANYMERKGLQPNSDWAYLRDAQTHTLDLPSTGMATIIDIGDAGDVHPRNKQDVGYRLWLAARKVAYGEDIVYSGPAFKSMQIKDNQVIISFDHIGSGLKTQGDLTAFIIAGKDGIYHRATAKIVGDKVVVSSPEVANPAAVRYAWADNPMATLYNKEGLPAVPFKTD, encoded by the coding sequence ATGCAAAAACTGATATTAATAGTTTTAGCGGTAATGGTTTTTCAATCAACTGAAGCCCAGGATCTTACGCTACCAAAAATTTTCACTGATCATATGGTCTTGCAGAGAGATCAACCTGTAAAAGTATGGGGTTGGGCTAAAGCTGGAGAGAAAGTTACGGTGAGTATTGATGGTCTACAAGCTTCTACTAAGGCGGATGAGAAAGGTAGCTGGTTAGTTAGCCTCGGCCCACATAAAGCTGGTGGACCTTACACTTTGCGCGTTCAGGGGGCCACTTCCCTTGAGATAAAAGATGTATTTTATGGTGAGGTTTGGCTAGCGGGAGGACAGTCTAATATGGAATGGAAAATCGGCTGGAAGATAGACAACTGGGAAGAGGAACAGGAAGACGCTGAATATCCTGATATAAGATTCTTCGAGGTCCAGAATGTGCTTTCTCCTTATCCCAAAAGTGATATTCCTGCGGCCAATTGGATAAAAGCATCTAAAGAAACAGCTAAGGAGTTTTCAGCTGTAGCCTGGTTTTTTGCCAAGCATAATCATAAAGAAAAGAACATTCCGGTAGGAATTATAGACAGCAACTGGGGTGGTACGCCAGCAGAAGCCTGGACAGATGCTCATAAGCTTTTAACTGTAGAAGGATACGAAAAAGAGGCTGAGGAAGTGCTTGATCCTAAGGTGGATTGGACTGAAAAAGTAGCAGAAAACGAAGCTAATCAAGGGAAGAAGTTTTCGATAATAGGAGATAAAGAAGGTGCTAAAAAGACGGGTGCTCAGGAAATGGCATTTGATGATAAGAGTTGGCAGACGGTGAAGCTACCTAACCAAAATCCACTTTCTGATGTGGCCTGGTTGAGAAAGTCCTTTGATCTGAAAGCTGTTACTAACACTAATCAGCTCTATTTGGGTGATTTGGTGCAGGAAGCTATGATTTTTCTTAATGGGAAACTGGTGGCCGAGGAAAGCTGGCAAGACACCACCTCAATTATCTCCGTGCCTAAAGATTTACTCAAGAAGGGGAAGAACGTGCTAGCCTTGCGTGTTATCAACTCTTGGGATAACCGTGTAATGATCGGTAAGCCTGGAAAAATGTGGTTGAAGAATGGTAGTGAGACCATTAACCTGGAAGGTGACTGGAAGTATTCTAATGCTGTAGAACCGAAACTGCCCCAGGTAGAGTTTTATAACTGGCAGCCAGGTTTCTTGTACAATGCAATGATCGCTCCGTTGACTAACTATGGCTTAAAAGGCGTAATCTGGTATCAAGGGGAGAATAATGCTGGTGCACATCAATATTATGAAGGAGTTTTTAAAGCTTTAATTCAAGATTGGAGAGATAAATGGGAGCAACCGAACATGCCATTTCTTTATGTTCAATTGGCCAATTATATGGAGAGGAAAGGGCTGCAACCGAACAGCGATTGGGCCTATTTAAGAGATGCTCAAACGCATACTTTGGACCTGCCTAGCACTGGCATGGCCACGATCATTGATATTGGAGATGCTGGCGATGTTCATCCAAGAAACAAGCAAGATGTAGGCTACAGGCTTTGGCTGGCTGCTAGAAAAGTGGCTTATGGAGAAGATATCGTTTATTCAGGTCCAGCTTTCAAATCGATGCAAATCAAAGATAATCAGGTGATTATAAGTTTTGATCATATTGGTTCTGGCTTAAAAACACAGGGTGATCTAACAGCCTTTATTATTGCTGGTAAAGATGGTATATATCATCGAGCTACAGCAAAGATAGTAGGAGATAAGGTGGTGGTAAGTTCACCTGAAGTAGCAAATCCAGCGGCCGTGCGTTATGCATGGGCGGATAATCCAATGGCCACTTTGTATAATAAAGAAGGCCTGCCTGCTGTCCCTTTTAAAACGGATTGA